A section of the Paramisgurnus dabryanus chromosome 4, PD_genome_1.1, whole genome shotgun sequence genome encodes:
- the rbm47 gene encoding RNA-binding protein 47 isoform X2 has product MTAEDSASAVAMSNPIPSSSSSAPSGHPQNYGAVLEGVAGAPNEAALLTLMERTGYGMVQENGQRKYGPPPGWQGTSPPRGCEIFVGKIPRDVYEDELVPVFESVGRIYEMRLMMDFDGKNRGYAFVMYTQKHEAKQAVRELNNYEIRPGRLLGVCCSVDNCRLFIGGIPKTKKREEILEEVSKVTEGVLDVIVYASAADKMKNRGFAFVEYESHRAAAMARRKLMPGRIQLWGHQIAVDWAEPEIDVDEDVMETVKILYVRNLMIETSEETLRHTFGQYNPGCVERVKKIRDYAFVHFASRDDAVVAMDNLNGTEIEGSRIEVTLAKPVDKEQYTRYQKASKGTVAAPTPETPQQSYVYQCDPYTLAYYGYPYSTLIGPNREYFIKGTVRGRGRAGAGNRGPGPRGSYLGGYSAGRGIYSRYHEGKGKLPDKPYEIMPNLELAAVNPVGIKPGTMGLPALGAQYPAVFSAAPATKLMEDGKMHPVEHLINPLALQHDPTAAAVIPAVSTPPPFQGRPMTPIYAMAHNVQRIPASAASLYGAGYMPIAAHANTATLAALQKNAAMAAATYGGYAGYMPQAFPAAAAFQMPIHDVYQTY; this is encoded by the exons ATGACAGCAGAAGACTCCGCCTCTGCCGTTGCTATGAGTAACCCTATCCCTTCCTCATCTTCAAGTGCCCCCTCTGGGCATCCGCAGAATTACGGCGCCGTCCTAGAGGGCGTAGCTGGGGCCCCCAATGAAGCTGCACTTTTGACCTTGATGGAGCGGACCGGCTACGGAATGGTGCAAGAAAACGGACAACGTAAATATGGCCCGCCCCCTGGCTGGCAAGGCACCTCTCCTCCACGTGGCTGCGAAATCTTTGTGGGTAAAATCCCACGTGACGTTTACGAAGACGAGCTGGTGCCAGTATTCGAGTCCGTCGGACGGATCTACGAGATGCGTCTGATGATGGACTTCGATGGAAAGAACCGTGGTTACGCGTTCGTCATGTACACGCAGAAGCACGAGGCAAAGCAAGCTGTTCGGGAACTCAATAACTACGAAATTCGTCCGGGAAGGTTGCTCGGTGTTTGCTGTAGTGTAGATAACTGCCGACTCTTCATTGGAGGAATCCCAAAAACCAAGAAACGTGAGGAGATCCTGGAGGAGGTTTCCAAGGTGACGGAGGGAGTGTTGGACGTAATCGTGTATGCCAGTGCAGCGGACAAGATGAAGAATCGCGGCTTTGCCTTTGTAGAGTACGAGTCGCACCGTGCTGCTGCTATGGCCAGAAGAAAACTCATGCCAGGACGAATTCAG CTCTGGGGACACCAGATCGCAGTTGACTGGGCAGAACCCGAGATCGATGTCGATGAGGACGTCATGGAAACGGTAAAGATTTTATACGTGCGGAACCTGATGATAGAGACCAGCGAGGAAACTCTACGCCACACCTTCGGCCAGTACAACCCAGGCTGCGTGGAACGGGTGAAAAAAATCCGAGATTATGCCTTCGTTCACTTTGCCAGTCGGGACGATGCCGTGGTTGCCATGGACAACCTGAACGGGACGGAAATCGAGGGCTCCCGTATCGAAGTGACCCTGGCCAAGCCCGTAGATAAGGAGCAGTACACCCGCTATCAGAAGGCATCGAAAGGGACGGTAGCTGCACCGACCCCGGAGACTCCACAACAAAGTTATGTTTATCAGTGTGACCCATACACGCTAGCCTATTACGGCTACCCGTACAGCACGCTCATTGGACCAAACCGAGAATACTTCATTAAAG GTACTGTAAGAGGACGTGGTCGTGCTGGAGCTGGTAACAGGGGCCCAGGGCCCCGCGGCTCCTACCTTGGTGGCTATTCGGCTGGCCGAGGTATATACAGTCGCTACCATGAAGGAAAAGGCAAACTGCCGGACAAACCATACGAGATCATGCCCAATCTAGAGCTGGCAGCTGTGAACCCAGTGGGCATCAAGCCTGGCACAA tGGGTCTTCCAGCTCTCGGTGCGCAGTACCCTGCTGTGTTTTCTGCTGCTCCAGCGACTAAATTAATGGAGGACGGGAAGATGCATCCAGTGGAGCACCTTATAAACCCTCTGGCCCTTCAACATGACCCCACCGCTGCTGCTGTCATACCTGCTGTCTCCACGCCACCTCCCTTCCAG GGTCGTCCTATGACTCCCATCTATGCCATGGCTCATAACGTCCAGAGGATCCCAGCCTCCGCCGCCAGTCTGTACGGGGCCGGATACATGCCCATAGCTGCCCACGCCAACACCGCCACCCTTGCAGCGCTGCAGAAGAACGCCGCCATGGCGGCCGCGACCTACGGAGGATACGCCGGGTACATGCCTCAGGCCTTTCCCGCCGCCGCAGCCTTCCAGATGCCAATTCACGATGTATACCAGACCTACTGA
- the LOC135760994 gene encoding uncharacterized protein: MADHTTEQAAVMRVSEEAAVLPAGEPDVRVSDSNEEIHEESAQDTEPARLIEHESFDSEPTKESLPKPVLEVAESVKEGVKLSVESALLGPRVVEMSDTETEESPVQVFSADIQKKNETGKKLTEMKAGSEGVEREVGFNEANARKHQESEMEKSIEIENVEVTVSNEEVEEELHDDKHLRMLPGPVERPEETESEFSEEKKHDVGAEDKTEEELDRVQGAEGAVIKFEVGDKKVEAEKDLLGEHEVLPTRKTILVETRQEPEVNMDTNGPIKRQESAIMKSKAMGGTAHEVNDVNEIITSRDLIENRHDKPAMMNTVEELPSTSTLGRGLKDKNKPAEEPEDNTHSKALGQVAWKTGAIAAAFFLILQTVVTIVYILKCRRNPNSVISKKLCARGNGGVEYDATNTDTTIPIDERIAVDDLPEYSQVQQEDVAMTTIPPDCMEKNSSRDPSTSVV, encoded by the exons ATGGCAGATCATACAACAGAACAAGCAGCTGTGATGAGAGTCAGTGAAGAGGCAGCAGTTCTCCCGGCAGGAGAACCAGATGTCCGTGTCTCAGACTCAAATGAAGAAATACACGAGGAATCAGCTCAAGATACAGAACCTGCAAGACTGATAGAACACGAATCATTTGATTCAGAGCCAACAAAAGAATCACTACCAAAACCAGTCTTAGAGGTAGCAGAGTCTGTTAAGGAGGGAGTTAAATTAAGTGTTGAGTCAGCTTTGTTGGGCCCTCGGGTTGTTGAAATGAGTGATACAGAAACTGAGGAGTCACCTGTTCAGGTGTTTAGTGCTGACAtacaaaagaaaaatgaaacggGGAAAAAACTTACTGAAATGAAAGCTGGAAGTGAGGGGGTAGAAAGAGAAGTGGGATTTAATGAGGCAAATGCTAGGAAACATCAAGAGTCTGAGATGGAGAAGAGTATAGAAATAGAGAACGTAGAGGTGACAGTGAGTAATGAAGAAGTCGAAGAAGAGCTCCATGATGATAAACATCTGCGAATGCTTCCCGGACCTGTGGAAAGACCAGAGGAGACAGAATCAGAGTTTAGTGAGGAGAAAAAGCATGATGTGGGAGCAGAGGATAAGACAGAGGAAGAGCTAGACCGAGTACAGGGAGCAGAAGGAGCTGTGATTAAATTTGAGGTAGGGGATAAGAAGGTAGAGGCTGAAAAAGACCTTCTGGGAGAGCACGAGGTCCTGCCAACCAGGAAAACCATACTGGTGGAAACTCGACAGGAACCAG AGGTCAACATGGACACCAACGGGCCAATTAAGAGGCAGGAGTCTGCCATTATGAAGTCTAAAGCAATGGGCG GTACAGCACACGAGGTCAATGACGTGAATGAGATTATCACATCCAGGGACCTGATTGAGAACCGTCATGATAAACCAGCAATGATGAACACGGTTGAGGAGCTCCCATCCACATCCACCCTTGGCCGAGGGCTCAAAGACAAGAATAAACCAGCAGAGGAACCTGAAGACAACACAC ATTCGAAAGCCTTAGGGCAGGTAGCATGGAAGACAGGAGCCATCGCGGCAGCCTTCTTTCTCATCCTGCAAACTGTTGTCACCATTGTCTACATTTTGAAATGCAGGAGAAACCCAAACAG TGTGATTTCGAAGAAACTGTGTGCGAGGGGAAATGGGGGTGTAGAATATGATgcaaccaacacagacacaaCCATCCCAATCGATGAACG AATTGCTGTAGATGACCTTCCAGAGTACTCGCAGGTCCAGCAAGAGGACGTTGCTATGACAACAATCCCGCCGGATTGTATGGAGAAAAACTCATCCCGTGACCCCAGCACCTCTGTTGTTTAG
- the tyrp1b gene encoding tyrosinase-related protein 1b — protein sequence MRMWKSVCLVIVCIVLANAQFPRQCMTPEGLQNGTCCPSPTGLPNDECGSSTGRGQCVSITADRRPHGPQYPHDGRDDRERWPLRFFNRTCQCNGNFSGFNCGRCRHGLTGPNCDQRITVVRRNVMQMSADEKRAFVNALDQAKRTVHPDIVICPRRHQEIFGPNGTSVQFENITIYNYFVWTHYYSVSKTYMGPGQQSFGGVDFSHEGPGFVTWHRYHLLQLERDMQDMLGDPTFALPYWNFAIGGNECDICTDDLLGARSSFDTNGISSNSVFSQWRVICESVEEYETLGTICNSTETSPIRRNPAGNVARPMVQRLPEPQDVIDCLELNTFDTPPYYSTSSQSFRNTVEGYSAPQGNYDPVVRSLHNLAHLFLNGTGGQTHLSPNDPIFVLLHTFTDAIFDEWLQRHTAAGTVVYPEENAPIGHNREYNMVPFWPPVRNAEMFVAAPDNLGYAYEVQWPTRSYTISEIITIAIVAVVLVVAVVGGVFGCAVRARSYRSAEGLEPLLGDQYRRYSEDEQRAVKSQSVV from the exons ATGAG GATGTGGAAGAGCGTGTGTTTAGTGATTGTGTGCATTGTGCTGGCAAACGCTCAGTTTCCACGTCAATGCATGACACCTGAAGGTCTCCAGAACGGCACTTGCTGCCCGTCACCTACTGGACTGCCCAACGATGAGTGCGGATCCAGTACTGGGAGGGGTCAGTGTGTATCGATCACAGCTGACCGCCGTCCACACGGGCCTCAGTATCCTCACGATGGACGGGACGATCGAGAACGATGGCCTCTACGGTTCTTTAACAGAACCTGCCAGTGTAACGGAAACTTCAGTGGATTTAACTGTGGCCGATGCCGACACGGTCTGACAGGACCAAACTGTGATCAAAGAATCACAGTGG TGCGACGTAACGTAATGCAGATGTCTGCAGACGAGAAAAGAGCTTTTGTGAATGCTCTGGACCAGGCCAAAAGAACCGTCCACCCCGACATAGTCATCTGTCCCCGACGTCATCAGGAGATTTTCGGCCCGAATGGAACGAGTGTTCAGTTTGAGAACATCACCATCTATAATTACTTTGTTTGGACCCACTACTATTCAGTCAGCAAAACGTACATGGGTCCAGGTCAGCAGAGCTTTGGCGGTGTGGATTTCTCTCACGAAGGACCAGGATTTGTCACTTGGCACAGATACCACCTGTTGCAACTGGAGAGAGACATGCAG gaCATGCTGGGCGACCCAACGTTTGCCCTCCCGTACTGGAACTTTGCTATAGGAGGCAACGAGTGTGATATCTGTACTGATGACCTGCTGGGAGCCAGAAGCAGCTTTGACACGAACGGCATCAGTTCCAACTCTGTGTTCTCTCAGTGGAGAGTCATCTGCGAGAGTGTGGAGGAGTATGAAACGCTTGGGACCATCTGCAACA gTACAGAGACAAGTCCGATCAGAAGAAATCCTGCTGGTAATGTGGCTCGACCCATGGTTCAGAGATTACCGGAACCACAGGATGTCATTGACTGCCTAGAACTGAACACGTTCGACACGCCACCATATTACTCGACTTCATCTCAGAGTTTCAGAAATACTGTTGAGG GCTACAGCGCTCCCCAGGGTAACTATGACCCAGTGGTGAGGAGTCTGCACAACCTGGCTCATTTGTTTCTCAACGGCACAGGTGGACAGACTCACCTATCACCGAACGACCCCATCTTCGTCCTGCTTCATACTTTCACCGATGCCATCTTTGATGAATGGCTTCAGAGACACACAGCTG CAGGAACAGTGGTCTATCCTGAGGAAAATGCTCCTATCGGTCACAACAGAGAATACAACATGGTTCCTTTCTGGCCGCCAGTCAGAAACGCTGAAATGTTTGTCGCCGCCCCGGACAACCTGGGCTACGCGTATGAGGTTCAGTGGCCGA CTCGGTCCTACACCATCTCAGAAATCATCACCATAGCGATCGTTGCCGTGGTGCTCGTCGTGGCTGTGGTGGGCGGAGTCTTCGGGTGCGCTGTCCGGGCACGCTCATACCGCTCAGCCGAGGGCCTGGAGCCGCTGCTAGGGGATCAGTACCGGCGATATTCTGAAGATGAGCAACGTGCTGTAAAATCTCAGTCTGTGGTGTAG
- the rbm47 gene encoding RNA-binding protein 47 isoform X1 — MTAEDSASAVAMSNPIPSSSSSAPSGHPQNYGAVLEGVAGAPNEAALLTLMERTGYGMVQENGQRKYGPPPGWQGTSPPRGCEIFVGKIPRDVYEDELVPVFESVGRIYEMRLMMDFDGKNRGYAFVMYTQKHEAKQAVRELNNYEIRPGRLLGVCCSVDNCRLFIGGIPKTKKREEILEEVSKVTEGVLDVIVYASAADKMKNRGFAFVEYESHRAAAMARRKLMPGRIQLWGHQIAVDWAEPEIDVDEDVMETVKILYVRNLMIETSEETLRHTFGQYNPGCVERVKKIRDYAFVHFASRDDAVVAMDNLNGTEIEGSRIEVTLAKPVDKEQYTRYQKASKGTVAAPTPETPQQSYVYQCDPYTLAYYGYPYSTLIGPNREYFIKAGTVRGRGRAGAGNRGPGPRGSYLGGYSAGRGIYSRYHEGKGKLPDKPYEIMPNLELAAVNPVGIKPGTMGLPALGAQYPAVFSAAPATKLMEDGKMHPVEHLINPLALQHDPTAAAVIPAVSTPPPFQGRPMTPIYAMAHNVQRIPASAASLYGAGYMPIAAHANTATLAALQKNAAMAAATYGGYAGYMPQAFPAAAAFQMPIHDVYQTY; from the exons ATGACAGCAGAAGACTCCGCCTCTGCCGTTGCTATGAGTAACCCTATCCCTTCCTCATCTTCAAGTGCCCCCTCTGGGCATCCGCAGAATTACGGCGCCGTCCTAGAGGGCGTAGCTGGGGCCCCCAATGAAGCTGCACTTTTGACCTTGATGGAGCGGACCGGCTACGGAATGGTGCAAGAAAACGGACAACGTAAATATGGCCCGCCCCCTGGCTGGCAAGGCACCTCTCCTCCACGTGGCTGCGAAATCTTTGTGGGTAAAATCCCACGTGACGTTTACGAAGACGAGCTGGTGCCAGTATTCGAGTCCGTCGGACGGATCTACGAGATGCGTCTGATGATGGACTTCGATGGAAAGAACCGTGGTTACGCGTTCGTCATGTACACGCAGAAGCACGAGGCAAAGCAAGCTGTTCGGGAACTCAATAACTACGAAATTCGTCCGGGAAGGTTGCTCGGTGTTTGCTGTAGTGTAGATAACTGCCGACTCTTCATTGGAGGAATCCCAAAAACCAAGAAACGTGAGGAGATCCTGGAGGAGGTTTCCAAGGTGACGGAGGGAGTGTTGGACGTAATCGTGTATGCCAGTGCAGCGGACAAGATGAAGAATCGCGGCTTTGCCTTTGTAGAGTACGAGTCGCACCGTGCTGCTGCTATGGCCAGAAGAAAACTCATGCCAGGACGAATTCAG CTCTGGGGACACCAGATCGCAGTTGACTGGGCAGAACCCGAGATCGATGTCGATGAGGACGTCATGGAAACGGTAAAGATTTTATACGTGCGGAACCTGATGATAGAGACCAGCGAGGAAACTCTACGCCACACCTTCGGCCAGTACAACCCAGGCTGCGTGGAACGGGTGAAAAAAATCCGAGATTATGCCTTCGTTCACTTTGCCAGTCGGGACGATGCCGTGGTTGCCATGGACAACCTGAACGGGACGGAAATCGAGGGCTCCCGTATCGAAGTGACCCTGGCCAAGCCCGTAGATAAGGAGCAGTACACCCGCTATCAGAAGGCATCGAAAGGGACGGTAGCTGCACCGACCCCGGAGACTCCACAACAAAGTTATGTTTATCAGTGTGACCCATACACGCTAGCCTATTACGGCTACCCGTACAGCACGCTCATTGGACCAAACCGAGAATACTTCATTAAAG CAGGTACTGTAAGAGGACGTGGTCGTGCTGGAGCTGGTAACAGGGGCCCAGGGCCCCGCGGCTCCTACCTTGGTGGCTATTCGGCTGGCCGAGGTATATACAGTCGCTACCATGAAGGAAAAGGCAAACTGCCGGACAAACCATACGAGATCATGCCCAATCTAGAGCTGGCAGCTGTGAACCCAGTGGGCATCAAGCCTGGCACAA tGGGTCTTCCAGCTCTCGGTGCGCAGTACCCTGCTGTGTTTTCTGCTGCTCCAGCGACTAAATTAATGGAGGACGGGAAGATGCATCCAGTGGAGCACCTTATAAACCCTCTGGCCCTTCAACATGACCCCACCGCTGCTGCTGTCATACCTGCTGTCTCCACGCCACCTCCCTTCCAG GGTCGTCCTATGACTCCCATCTATGCCATGGCTCATAACGTCCAGAGGATCCCAGCCTCCGCCGCCAGTCTGTACGGGGCCGGATACATGCCCATAGCTGCCCACGCCAACACCGCCACCCTTGCAGCGCTGCAGAAGAACGCCGCCATGGCGGCCGCGACCTACGGAGGATACGCCGGGTACATGCCTCAGGCCTTTCCCGCCGCCGCAGCCTTCCAGATGCCAATTCACGATGTATACCAGACCTACTGA
- the rbm47 gene encoding RNA-binding protein 47 isoform X3 codes for MTAEDSASAVAMSNPIPSSSSSAPSGHPQNYGAVLEGVAGAPNEAALLTLMERTGYGMVQENGQRKYGPPPGWQGTSPPRGCEIFVGKIPRDVYEDELVPVFESVGRIYEMRLMMDFDGKNRGYAFVMYTQKHEAKQAVRELNNYEIRPGRLLGVCCSVDNCRLFIGGIPKTKKREEILEEVSKVTEGVLDVIVYASAADKMKNRGFAFVEYESHRAAAMARRKLMPGRIQLWGHQIAVDWAEPEIDVDEDVMETVKILYVRNLMIETSEETLRHTFGQYNPGCVERVKKIRDYAFVHFASRDDAVVAMDNLNGTEIEGSRIEVTLAKPVDKEQYTRYQKASKGTVAAPTPETPQQSYVYQCDPYTLAYYGYPYSTLIGPNREYFIKVGLPALGAQYPAVFSAAPATKLMEDGKMHPVEHLINPLALQHDPTAAAVIPAVSTPPPFQGRPMTPIYAMAHNVQRIPASAASLYGAGYMPIAAHANTATLAALQKNAAMAAATYGGYAGYMPQAFPAAAAFQMPIHDVYQTY; via the exons ATGACAGCAGAAGACTCCGCCTCTGCCGTTGCTATGAGTAACCCTATCCCTTCCTCATCTTCAAGTGCCCCCTCTGGGCATCCGCAGAATTACGGCGCCGTCCTAGAGGGCGTAGCTGGGGCCCCCAATGAAGCTGCACTTTTGACCTTGATGGAGCGGACCGGCTACGGAATGGTGCAAGAAAACGGACAACGTAAATATGGCCCGCCCCCTGGCTGGCAAGGCACCTCTCCTCCACGTGGCTGCGAAATCTTTGTGGGTAAAATCCCACGTGACGTTTACGAAGACGAGCTGGTGCCAGTATTCGAGTCCGTCGGACGGATCTACGAGATGCGTCTGATGATGGACTTCGATGGAAAGAACCGTGGTTACGCGTTCGTCATGTACACGCAGAAGCACGAGGCAAAGCAAGCTGTTCGGGAACTCAATAACTACGAAATTCGTCCGGGAAGGTTGCTCGGTGTTTGCTGTAGTGTAGATAACTGCCGACTCTTCATTGGAGGAATCCCAAAAACCAAGAAACGTGAGGAGATCCTGGAGGAGGTTTCCAAGGTGACGGAGGGAGTGTTGGACGTAATCGTGTATGCCAGTGCAGCGGACAAGATGAAGAATCGCGGCTTTGCCTTTGTAGAGTACGAGTCGCACCGTGCTGCTGCTATGGCCAGAAGAAAACTCATGCCAGGACGAATTCAG CTCTGGGGACACCAGATCGCAGTTGACTGGGCAGAACCCGAGATCGATGTCGATGAGGACGTCATGGAAACGGTAAAGATTTTATACGTGCGGAACCTGATGATAGAGACCAGCGAGGAAACTCTACGCCACACCTTCGGCCAGTACAACCCAGGCTGCGTGGAACGGGTGAAAAAAATCCGAGATTATGCCTTCGTTCACTTTGCCAGTCGGGACGATGCCGTGGTTGCCATGGACAACCTGAACGGGACGGAAATCGAGGGCTCCCGTATCGAAGTGACCCTGGCCAAGCCCGTAGATAAGGAGCAGTACACCCGCTATCAGAAGGCATCGAAAGGGACGGTAGCTGCACCGACCCCGGAGACTCCACAACAAAGTTATGTTTATCAGTGTGACCCATACACGCTAGCCTATTACGGCTACCCGTACAGCACGCTCATTGGACCAAACCGAGAATACTTCATTAAAG tGGGTCTTCCAGCTCTCGGTGCGCAGTACCCTGCTGTGTTTTCTGCTGCTCCAGCGACTAAATTAATGGAGGACGGGAAGATGCATCCAGTGGAGCACCTTATAAACCCTCTGGCCCTTCAACATGACCCCACCGCTGCTGCTGTCATACCTGCTGTCTCCACGCCACCTCCCTTCCAG GGTCGTCCTATGACTCCCATCTATGCCATGGCTCATAACGTCCAGAGGATCCCAGCCTCCGCCGCCAGTCTGTACGGGGCCGGATACATGCCCATAGCTGCCCACGCCAACACCGCCACCCTTGCAGCGCTGCAGAAGAACGCCGCCATGGCGGCCGCGACCTACGGAGGATACGCCGGGTACATGCCTCAGGCCTTTCCCGCCGCCGCAGCCTTCCAGATGCCAATTCACGATGTATACCAGACCTACTGA